The following coding sequences lie in one Lacerta agilis isolate rLacAgi1 chromosome 4, rLacAgi1.pri, whole genome shotgun sequence genomic window:
- the P2RY6 gene encoding P2Y purinoceptor 6 yields the protein MDNLTSSTGGGKDSCTYHEEFKQILLPVVYSVVFVLGLPLNFTAIAQIWLSRKALTRTTIYMLNLAVADLLYVCSLPLLIYNYSQKDYWPFGDFTCRFVRFQFYTNLHGSILFLTCISIQRYLGICHPLSTWHKKRGKGFTWVVCGVVWFLVVAQCLPTFVFAATGIQRNRTVCYDLSPPDRSASYFPYGITLTVTGFLIPFVSILGCYCCMTKILCQKDEMIGLAVRKKKDKAIRMIVIVVLVFAVSFFPFHLTKTLYLIIRSIPGVPCLTRQAFAIAYKCTRPFASMNSVLDPILFYFTQRKFRESTRHLLDKVSTKWKHGS from the coding sequence ATGGATAACCTGACCTCCTCCACCGGCGGCGGCAAGGACTCGTGCACCTACCACGAGGAGTTCAAGCAGATCTTGCTGCCCGTGGTCTACTCGGTGGTCTTCGtcctggggctgcccttgaactTCACCGCCATCGCCCAGATCTGGCTGTCGCGCAAGGCTCTGACACGGACCACCATCTACATGCTCAACCTGGCGGTGGCCGACCTCCTCTACGTctgctcccttcctctcctcatcTACAACTACTCCCAGAAGGACTACTGGCCTTTCGGGGACTTCACCTGCCGGTTCGTGCGCTTCCAGTTCTACACCAACCTGCACGGCAGCATCCTTTTCCTCACCTGCATCAGCATCCAGCGCTACCTGGGCATCTGCCACCCTCTCTCCACCTGGCACAAGAAGAGGGGCAAAGGATTCACCTGGGTGGTCTGCGGGGTCGTGTGGTTCCTGGTGGTCGCCCAGTGCCTGCCCACCTTCGTCTTCGCCGCCACCGGCATCCAGAGGAACCGGACCGTCTGCTACGACCTGAGCCCGCCGGACCGCTCCGCCAGCTACTTCCCTTACGGGATCACCCTGACGGTCACGGGCTTCCTGATCCCCTTCGTCTCGATCTTGGGCTGCTACTGCTGCATGACCAAGATCTTGTGCCAGAAGGACGAGATGATCGGGCTGGCCGTCCGCAAGAAGAAGGACAAGGCCATACGGATGATCGTCATCGTGGTCCTCGTCTTCGCCGTCAGCTTCTTCCCCTTCCACCTCACCAAGACTCTCTACCTCATCATCCGCTCCATCCCCGGGGTGCCCTGCCTCACCCGGCAGGCCTTCGCCATCGCCTACAAGTGCACCCGGCCATTCGCCAGCATGAACAGCGTCCTCGACCCCATCCTCTTCTACTTCACGCAGCGCAAGTTTCGCGAGAGCACCCGGCACCTGCTGGATAAGGTCAGCACCAAGTGGAAGCACGGCTCGTGA